The genomic segment CTTCGCCACCCTTTATAGGGTACTTTATATGATAGAAGGCTCCCTTTTCGTCTTGATGCTCGACTTCTTCGTCGGATAGAACAGTGGCACATCTCGGACACCAGTTCACTATGTATTTGCCGCGGTAAATAAGCCCTTGCTTGTAGAGATCGACAAAGGACTTTCTTACGGCTTCGCTGAGCCCGTCATCCATGGTAAATCTCTCCCTCGACCAGTCAACCGAGCATCCCATTGCTTCTATTTGCTCACGAATTCGCTGTCTGTATTCCGAAGTCCAGTTCCAGGTAGCTTCGAGGAATCTCTCTCTGCCCAGTTCCTTGCGGTTTGTTCCCTTTTTGGCGAGGTCCTTCTCGACTGCGTTCTGTGTTGCGATGCCGGCGTGATCTTCGCCGGGAACCCATAAAGTCCTGAATCCTTTCATTCTCTTGAAACGGATTATGATGTCCTGAATAACGAGATTCAGGGCATGCCCCATGTGAAGGGGGGCAGTAATATTCGGAGGCGGAATCATTATCGTAAACGGTTCGCCCGTTCCTCTTGGTTCGAAATAGCCGCCTTCCTTCCAGCGAGAATACCATTTCTCTTCAAGGTCAGAAGGATTGTATCTGGTGCTCAGCTCCTTCATTCGAAATACCTCCTTATGGGGCTTCTGCAGTTAAATGGAATTATATCACGAAGTAAAACCGTATAATGGGAGATGCCGTTAATATGTAGATTAGCTCTTCGTGCAGTACAATCTTTGAGGTGACGTATATGGAAAACTCAAGAGTCTCGATCTACACAAAAATCTACGACATGGTAAGAAGGGTTCCGTCGGGAAGAGTCGCAACTTACGGCCAGATAGCATCGCTGGTAGGCGGATGTTCTGCAAGAATGGTTGGGTACGCCATGGCGGGAGTTTCAGATGAGACTATTCCTTGGCAGAGAGTGATCAATGCGCGAGGAAGAATCAGCATAAGAGATCCGAACGGGTACTCGCTTCAGAAGGCAATCCTCGAGAGAGAGGGTATCGAGTTTGA from the Mesotoga infera genome contains:
- a CDS encoding cysteine methyltransferase, with the protein product MENSRVSIYTKIYDMVRRVPSGRVATYGQIASLVGGCSARMVGYAMAGVSDETIPWQRVINARGRISIRDPNGYSLQKAILEREGIEFDESDSVDLSEFGWEGPI